One stretch of Siphonobacter curvatus DNA includes these proteins:
- a CDS encoding LysM peptidoglycan-binding domain-containing protein: protein MIKGIITVAFSLAVNVSASAQLFQVPSRVTFSNINVNLEPGARDIVQTDVYALLANRTTINTRLDRAALYFPIIENILSEENVPNDFKYLVLQESGLAPDAVSTSNAVGFWQFKKETATDFGLRVDDEIDERKNIHASTRAAARYLKKNNTTLNNWISTLYSYYLGLGGIRTLVPAEWNGAREITVDEKTDRYILRCLAHKLVYENELRGYRSAQTPFYEYKASGGKSFTQIADQLGVDEVELRRYNRWVGGSKIPQDRDYVMLVVVNNPSQPGVASAQAGPATVAQQSTTASRPTTTAVRRTKPKDPEFPVLRRITPTSRRQSNGPIFYEINGKDGILAQEGDTYQKIAERADIRPNRFLTRNDMEESDAIQAGKVYYMQKKNKKAAVAYHTLQHGQTLWDVSQMYGIRLSFLLRKNRIKSESEAVQPGRVLWLQKTRPCKTAIEVVPLPDPEQPKEAEQPAIEVAGKPDTATTRQPEVAVNIPTTTTPPQRNSGRVVLVDENGQVVSGNPSANPSAPANRPPVTTNPNPTTPTPRPATREPQVATTPRPAPSRNTYPVTPGETDAPAPTTPSRQPVTRTESKGSYHVVEPGETFYGIARKYDLKPSDLRDLNGMTTYPVLKTGDRILVKGTPMAATRPASKPTTAVADEPVAARPAAAATSYHTVQPGETFFAIARKYNLTPEELRDINGLTEMPRVNVGDRFAVRSGVPRPSQSGSLPANRSDNAWTYHTVEPGETLFGIARKYKVSANDLRQWNNLSAEGAIQSGQRLKIKNK from the coding sequence ATGATTAAAGGTATCATTACCGTTGCATTTAGTTTAGCTGTGAACGTTTCTGCTTCTGCTCAACTCTTTCAGGTGCCTTCCCGAGTGACGTTCAGCAACATAAACGTAAACTTAGAACCCGGAGCCCGCGATATCGTACAGACCGATGTCTACGCTCTGTTGGCCAACCGCACCACCATCAATACCCGTTTGGATCGGGCAGCCCTGTATTTCCCGATTATCGAGAATATCCTTTCGGAAGAAAACGTACCCAACGATTTCAAATACCTGGTATTACAGGAAAGTGGCTTGGCTCCCGATGCCGTATCGACTTCTAATGCGGTTGGTTTTTGGCAGTTTAAGAAAGAAACAGCTACGGATTTCGGCTTACGCGTGGATGACGAGATTGACGAGCGTAAGAATATTCACGCTTCCACCCGAGCCGCCGCTCGTTATCTGAAAAAGAATAACACAACGCTTAACAATTGGATTTCGACGCTGTACTCCTATTACCTGGGACTGGGCGGCATTCGTACGCTAGTACCCGCCGAGTGGAACGGAGCCCGTGAAATTACGGTCGACGAAAAAACGGATCGATACATTCTTCGTTGCTTAGCCCATAAGCTGGTCTACGAAAACGAATTACGCGGGTATCGTTCAGCTCAAACGCCTTTTTACGAATACAAAGCCAGCGGTGGCAAAAGCTTTACGCAAATCGCCGATCAACTGGGGGTAGATGAAGTAGAACTTCGTCGGTATAACCGCTGGGTAGGCGGCTCTAAAATCCCGCAGGATCGCGACTACGTCATGCTCGTCGTAGTGAACAATCCTTCGCAGCCCGGAGTAGCTTCGGCACAAGCGGGCCCTGCTACGGTCGCTCAACAAAGTACTACCGCCAGCCGTCCGACTACGACTGCCGTTCGCCGAACGAAACCGAAAGACCCAGAATTTCCGGTACTACGCCGTATTACGCCAACCAGCCGTCGCCAGTCCAACGGTCCTATCTTCTACGAAATTAACGGTAAAGACGGTATTCTGGCTCAGGAAGGTGATACCTACCAAAAGATCGCCGAACGGGCTGATATTCGTCCTAATCGCTTCCTGACCCGGAACGATATGGAAGAGAGCGATGCGATCCAGGCGGGCAAAGTGTATTACATGCAGAAAAAGAATAAGAAGGCGGCGGTTGCCTACCATACGCTACAGCATGGACAGACCCTGTGGGATGTTTCGCAGATGTACGGTATTCGTCTGTCGTTTTTATTGAGAAAAAACCGGATTAAATCAGAGTCTGAAGCCGTTCAACCGGGCCGCGTTTTGTGGTTACAGAAAACCCGTCCCTGCAAAACAGCCATTGAGGTAGTACCACTGCCCGATCCGGAACAACCTAAAGAAGCAGAACAACCAGCCATCGAAGTAGCCGGGAAACCCGATACAGCGACGACCAGACAACCGGAAGTAGCGGTTAACATACCGACCACCACTACACCGCCCCAGCGGAATTCGGGTCGGGTGGTACTCGTCGATGAAAACGGACAGGTGGTATCCGGTAATCCATCCGCTAACCCCTCGGCACCTGCGAATCGGCCTCCCGTAACTACGAATCCTAACCCTACGACGCCGACCCCTCGTCCGGCCACGCGGGAACCACAGGTTGCGACTACGCCGCGTCCGGCTCCTTCGCGGAATACGTATCCCGTTACACCCGGTGAAACGGATGCTCCCGCTCCTACCACCCCTTCGCGTCAGCCCGTTACGCGTACTGAAAGCAAAGGCAGCTATCACGTCGTAGAACCAGGGGAGACTTTCTACGGTATTGCCCGGAAGTATGACCTCAAACCCAGCGATCTGCGGGATTTGAACGGAATGACGACATATCCTGTACTCAAAACGGGTGACCGAATTTTGGTGAAGGGTACGCCAATGGCAGCTACTCGTCCGGCCAGCAAGCCCACTACAGCCGTTGCCGATGAACCTGTAGCAGCACGCCCTGCGGCGGCAGCGACTTCATACCATACCGTACAGCCGGGTGAAACGTTCTTTGCCATTGCCCGCAAGTACAACCTGACACCGGAAGAACTCCGCGACATCAATGGCCTGACGGAAATGCCCCGGGTAAATGTGGGTGATCGCTTTGCGGTACGCTCGGGCGTACCTCGTCCCAGTCAGAGTGGTAGTCTGCCCGCGAACCGCTCGGATAACGCCTGGACGTATCACACGGTAGAACCGGGCGAAACGCTGTTTGGGATTGCCCGTAAGTACAAGGTATCCGCGAACGATCTTCGCCAGTGGAACAACTTGTCGGCCGAGGGAGCCATTCAGTCAGGACAACGTCTGAAAATCAAGAACAAATAA
- a CDS encoding glycosyltransferase family 9 protein: MKILVIQTAFIGDAILATSLLEKLHHHYPQAEIDFLVRRGNESLLKNHPYLHETLIWDKKEGKYASLWKLLRHIRARQYTYVINVQRFATTGFLTAFSGAETTVGFNKNPFSFLFTRKIQHRFDGPHEVERNTDLVAWFTDERVFRPRLYPPKLSFPPQTPYVCLAPSSVWFTKQYPEEKWVDLIQQLPASFHVYLLGGPGDKDLTERIRQAAGRSQVQNLAGTLSLLESAALMQGAEMNYVNDSGPMHLCSAVNAPTAAIFCSTVPTFGFGPLSDQSQVIEVQELLACRPCGIHGYKSCPQGHFKCARDIHTKQLLDALPV; the protein is encoded by the coding sequence ATGAAGATTCTGGTTATTCAAACGGCTTTTATTGGGGACGCCATTCTGGCGACATCTTTACTCGAAAAGCTTCACCATCATTACCCACAGGCTGAAATTGATTTTCTGGTACGGCGGGGTAATGAAAGTTTACTGAAAAACCACCCGTATTTGCACGAAACCCTGATTTGGGATAAAAAAGAAGGCAAATACGCGAGTCTTTGGAAGTTACTGCGTCACATCCGTGCACGGCAGTATACGTACGTTATCAATGTACAGCGATTTGCTACGACGGGCTTTCTAACCGCTTTTTCTGGAGCCGAAACGACGGTGGGTTTCAACAAAAATCCATTCAGTTTTCTCTTTACCCGCAAGATCCAACACCGATTCGATGGGCCGCACGAAGTGGAACGTAATACTGATTTAGTGGCGTGGTTTACGGATGAACGCGTATTTCGTCCCCGGCTTTATCCACCGAAACTTAGCTTTCCGCCCCAAACGCCTTACGTCTGTTTAGCTCCCTCGTCGGTATGGTTTACTAAACAGTATCCCGAAGAAAAGTGGGTTGATCTGATCCAGCAATTACCGGCTTCTTTTCACGTGTACTTGTTAGGCGGACCAGGCGATAAGGATTTGACCGAACGTATTCGGCAGGCCGCCGGCCGCAGTCAGGTACAGAATTTGGCTGGTACGCTTAGTCTGCTGGAATCCGCTGCTTTAATGCAGGGAGCTGAGATGAACTACGTGAACGATTCGGGACCTATGCATTTGTGTTCGGCGGTGAACGCTCCAACAGCGGCAATCTTTTGTTCAACCGTACCAACGTTTGGATTTGGCCCTCTATCGGATCAATCGCAAGTCATCGAAGTACAGGAACTTCTGGCGTGTCGACCCTGTGGTATTCACGGGTATAAGTCCTGTCCGCAGGGCCACTTTAAATGTGCCCGTGATATTCATACAAAACAATTACTGGATGCATTGCCAGTCTGA
- a CDS encoding HesB/IscA family protein, with translation MVTVSQEAAEKIVELRRQDGLTENFSVRVAVKGGGCSGLMYDLNFASEPQAGDMIFEDKGVTVMIDKKSILYLAGTELQYSGGLNGKGFVFHNPNASRTCGCGESFAV, from the coding sequence ATGGTAACCGTATCTCAAGAAGCTGCTGAAAAAATTGTAGAACTGCGTCGGCAGGATGGCCTGACGGAAAACTTCAGCGTACGCGTAGCTGTAAAAGGCGGCGGCTGTTCAGGCCTGATGTATGATCTGAACTTTGCCTCAGAACCCCAGGCGGGAGATATGATTTTTGAAGATAAAGGGGTAACCGTGATGATCGACAAAAAGTCGATTCTGTATCTGGCAGGTACCGAGTTACAATACTCCGGCGGACTGAACGGCAAAGGCTTTGTCTTCCACAACCCCAATGCTTCACGTACCTGCGGCTGCGGCGAAAGCTTTGCGGTTTAA
- a CDS encoding MGMT family protein produces MASDAFQDIYEVVKLIPPGRVTSYGAIAEYLGSKGGARLVGWAMNACHTIPDVPAHRVVNRNGILTGKHHFGGNRMQELLEAEGVQIKNDQIQDFKNLFWSPKEELL; encoded by the coding sequence ATGGCTTCCGATGCTTTCCAGGATATTTATGAAGTAGTCAAACTCATCCCACCGGGACGCGTGACCAGTTACGGAGCCATTGCCGAGTACCTGGGTTCGAAGGGCGGTGCCCGACTGGTGGGCTGGGCCATGAATGCCTGCCATACCATTCCCGACGTACCCGCCCACCGCGTAGTTAATCGCAACGGCATACTGACCGGGAAGCATCATTTCGGCGGCAATCGCATGCAGGAACTGCTTGAAGCCGAAGGCGTCCAAATAAAAAATGACCAGATCCAGGATTTTAAAAACCTGTTCTGGTCACCGAAGGAGGAATTACTTTAA
- a CDS encoding putative phage abortive infection protein, translating to MATKKEFKMMSLGMTVLIIFCAFLILSMPYFLIKKSFIGGMDFTGTGQIGDTIGGITAPFIGIATSVLTFLAFFVQYKFNIQQNERIDKQDEEIKIDKFENRFYSLLSILRENIAEISIKDEYKSRRAFVYMFNEFRFCYYELSVINVENRYCLSENELTNISFLVFMFGIGNTSDDVIISILEPRFKDLLINYLMRLEQKQEIWSESMVNNFANIEEQDKVPGKIILKLNDELDRKITFMSKYKPFAGHLSRLGHYFRHLYHIVSYVENSTLSEDNKKDYIKTLRAQLSAHEQLLLYYNSYTSLGSSWRSNDNGKNLLLEYKLLRNIPIPLADFGPKIRVEYDEPNYFEWEQVEELFNR from the coding sequence ATGGCTACTAAAAAAGAATTTAAAATGATGTCACTAGGTATGACAGTTTTAATAATATTTTGTGCCTTTTTAATTCTTAGTATGCCATATTTCCTTATTAAAAAGTCTTTTATAGGGGGAATGGATTTTACAGGAACAGGTCAAATTGGTGATACTATAGGCGGGATAACAGCACCATTTATTGGGATCGCAACGTCTGTTTTGACATTTTTAGCTTTTTTCGTTCAGTATAAATTCAATATTCAGCAGAATGAGAGAATTGATAAGCAAGATGAAGAAATCAAAATTGACAAGTTTGAAAATAGATTCTATAGCCTTTTATCTATTTTAAGAGAAAATATCGCAGAGATTTCAATTAAGGATGAGTATAAATCTAGAAGAGCTTTTGTGTATATGTTTAATGAATTTAGATTTTGCTATTATGAATTATCTGTAATCAATGTAGAAAACAGATATTGTTTATCTGAAAATGAATTGACTAATATTTCTTTTCTAGTTTTTATGTTTGGCATTGGCAATACCTCTGATGATGTTATAATTAGTATCCTAGAGCCTAGATTTAAAGATTTATTAATAAATTATCTAATGAGATTAGAACAAAAACAAGAGATATGGAGCGAGTCAATGGTTAATAATTTCGCTAATATTGAAGAACAAGATAAAGTGCCAGGGAAAATAATTTTGAAATTAAATGATGAACTAGATAGGAAAATAACTTTTATGTCAAAATATAAGCCTTTTGCAGGTCATTTGTCAAGGTTAGGGCATTATTTTAGACATTTATATCATATTGTTTCTTATGTCGAAAACTCTACATTGAGTGAAGATAATAAAAAAGACTATATAAAGACTTTGAGAGCCCAATTATCTGCTCACGAACAATTATTGCTATATTATAATTCTTATACATCTTTAGGTAGTAGCTGGCGGTCTAATGATAATGGTAAAAATTTATTATTAGAATACAAATTATTAAGAAATATTCCAATTCCATTAGCTGATTTTGGGCCAAAAATTAGAGTTGAGTATGATGAGCCAAACTATTTTGAGTGGGAACAAGTAGAAGAGTTATTTAATAGATAA
- a CDS encoding cystathionine beta-synthase, with amino-acid sequence MHYYNHVIETIGNTPLVRLNKVTKGIPGTILVKVEYFNPGNSVKDRIALRMIEDAEAAGILKPGGTIIEGTSGNTGMGLALAAVAKGYKCIFTMADKQSQEKINILRAVGAEVVVCPTNVEPDDPRSYYSVAKRLNQEIPNSFYPNQYDNLSNTAAHYDTTGPEIWTQTGGEITHFAAGVGTGGTICGTAKFLKEKNPDVVTVGLDTYGSVFKKYKETGEFDPNEIYPYLTEGIGEDILPQNVDFSLIDHILKVTDKDAAIMARRLSREEGLFVGWSCGTAVYGALEYAREHLKEDDVMVILLPDHGTRYLNKIYNDNWMKDHGFLESRSFATAQDLIRIRPRSRTLISLPQQARVSEAIRLLNRDGISQIPVVDESGSFVGSISESTILSLLIQSPDIKEVPVQEIMEKPFRFVGLHDTIDVLASLIDKDNKALLVRDESNGIHIITQADLLLAMTN; translated from the coding sequence ATGCATTACTACAATCACGTCATAGAAACCATTGGTAATACGCCGCTGGTTCGTCTCAATAAGGTTACCAAGGGCATCCCCGGTACTATTCTCGTAAAAGTGGAGTACTTCAATCCCGGCAACTCCGTCAAAGACCGCATTGCCCTACGGATGATCGAAGACGCGGAAGCAGCGGGCATTCTCAAACCCGGCGGTACCATCATCGAAGGTACTTCGGGTAATACCGGTATGGGACTGGCTCTGGCCGCCGTAGCAAAAGGTTACAAGTGCATCTTTACGATGGCCGACAAACAGTCGCAGGAGAAAATCAACATTCTGCGGGCCGTGGGAGCGGAAGTCGTGGTATGCCCAACGAACGTGGAGCCGGACGACCCCCGGAGTTATTATTCGGTAGCCAAACGCCTAAACCAGGAAATTCCGAACTCCTTCTACCCCAATCAGTACGACAACCTCTCCAACACGGCGGCTCACTACGACACTACCGGACCGGAAATCTGGACGCAGACAGGCGGTGAAATCACGCACTTTGCGGCAGGTGTGGGCACAGGTGGTACGATTTGTGGTACGGCCAAATTTCTGAAAGAGAAAAACCCGGACGTGGTAACGGTGGGACTGGATACCTACGGCTCGGTATTCAAGAAGTATAAGGAAACGGGCGAGTTCGACCCGAACGAGATTTACCCGTACCTGACCGAGGGCATTGGCGAAGACATTCTACCCCAAAATGTCGATTTCTCGCTGATCGATCATATTCTAAAAGTGACAGATAAAGATGCGGCCATTATGGCCCGTCGGCTATCGCGGGAGGAAGGTCTGTTTGTGGGCTGGAGCTGCGGTACCGCCGTGTACGGAGCCTTGGAATACGCCCGTGAACATTTGAAGGAAGACGACGTGATGGTAATTCTGCTCCCGGACCATGGCACGCGTTACCTGAATAAAATTTACAACGACAACTGGATGAAAGACCACGGGTTTCTGGAAAGTCGTTCGTTTGCCACGGCTCAGGATCTGATTCGCATTCGTCCGCGTAGTCGCACGCTGATTTCTTTGCCCCAGCAGGCCCGAGTGAGTGAAGCCATCCGCTTACTCAATCGCGACGGCATCAGTCAGATTCCGGTGGTAGACGAGTCCGGCAGCTTTGTGGGCAGTATTTCCGAATCGACGATTCTTTCACTACTAATTCAATCGCCCGACATTAAGGAAGTCCCCGTGCAGGAAATTATGGAGAAGCCCTTCCGCTTCGTGGGTCTGCACGACACCATCGATGTACTGGCCTCGCTCATCGACAAGGATAATAAAGCCCTGCTCGTTCGCGACGAGAGCAACGGCATCCACATCATTACCCAGGCCGATTTGCTCCTGGCGATGACGAACTAG
- a CDS encoding M16 family metallopeptidase: MEDYQLHTMPNGIRVVHKQLTHTQIAHVGIMLDIGSRDELPHQQGLAHFWEHMAFKGTERRSNLQIINRLENVGGELNAYTTKEKICFHASVLTEHFDKALDLLSDITFHSVFPEKQIERERNVILEEISMYYDSPEDAIQDDFDGLIFEGHQLGANILGDAESLKRYKKEDFQTFIAQNLDTEKIVVSSVSKLPFKKVVDLAERLLKDIPASKTNRVRQAPTFYRPQKQEMSRNMTQAQIAMGRQSYALNDEKRLPFFVLSNLLGGPGMNSRLNLSVREKYGLVYGIDAQYTPFTDTGYFGIYFGTEPRQLNKTFSLIHKELKTLREKQLTSHQLHVTKQQLMGQLAMSEEGNMSYMLMMAKSLLDMNRIESLEHLFGHIKAITSQQLWDLANEMFTLDQFSYLSFLPEN; this comes from the coding sequence ATGGAAGACTACCAATTACATACCATGCCTAACGGCATACGGGTGGTACACAAACAACTTACGCATACGCAGATTGCTCACGTGGGCATCATGCTCGACATTGGTTCTAGGGATGAACTGCCACACCAACAGGGACTGGCTCACTTCTGGGAGCACATGGCCTTTAAGGGAACCGAGCGTCGTAGTAACTTGCAAATTATCAATCGACTGGAAAATGTCGGTGGGGAATTGAATGCGTACACAACGAAGGAAAAAATCTGTTTTCATGCTTCGGTTCTAACGGAGCATTTTGACAAGGCTCTGGACTTGCTGTCGGATATTACTTTTCATTCCGTCTTTCCGGAAAAACAGATTGAACGTGAACGAAACGTGATTCTGGAAGAAATTTCCATGTATTACGACTCGCCGGAGGATGCCATTCAGGATGATTTCGACGGACTTATTTTCGAAGGTCATCAGCTCGGAGCGAACATTCTTGGCGATGCGGAAAGCCTCAAGCGTTACAAAAAAGAGGATTTTCAAACCTTCATTGCTCAAAACCTGGATACGGAGAAGATTGTAGTATCGTCTGTAAGCAAGCTGCCTTTCAAGAAAGTCGTAGATCTGGCTGAACGCTTACTAAAAGATATTCCGGCCAGCAAAACCAACCGGGTTCGTCAGGCTCCTACCTTCTATCGGCCACAAAAGCAGGAAATGAGTCGCAACATGACTCAGGCTCAAATCGCCATGGGTCGGCAATCGTACGCGTTGAACGATGAAAAACGCCTCCCCTTCTTTGTACTATCGAATCTACTCGGCGGTCCGGGCATGAATTCTCGCCTCAATCTGTCCGTACGGGAAAAGTACGGTTTAGTCTACGGCATCGACGCTCAGTATACCCCGTTTACCGATACGGGTTACTTCGGTATTTATTTCGGAACCGAGCCGCGTCAGCTTAACAAAACGTTTTCCCTCATCCATAAGGAACTCAAAACCTTACGTGAAAAACAGTTGACCAGCCATCAACTACACGTAACGAAACAGCAGTTAATGGGCCAATTGGCCATGTCTGAGGAAGGAAACATGAGTTATATGCTGATGATGGCCAAAAGTTTGCTCGATATGAACCGTATCGAATCCCTTGAGCACCTTTTTGGTCACATCAAAGCCATCACGTCTCAACAACTCTGGGATCTGGCCAATGAGATGTTTACGCTCGATCAATTCAGCTACCTAAGCTTCCTTCCGGAAAATTGA
- a CDS encoding DUF3109 family protein yields MILIDNTVISDDIADQYFVCDLLKCKGACCVEGDLGAPLATDELTKLEEVYEQVKPYLSADGIKAVEEQGLYVEDWEGDYSTPVIEGRECAYAIYDQKGILKCGIEQAYLDGKISWKKPLSCHLYPIRVTKYDQYDALNYDRWHICSPACEHGAALKVPVYKFLKDPLIRAYGEAWYEELCREIQDKLEANQTN; encoded by the coding sequence ATGATACTCATTGATAATACCGTCATTTCGGATGACATCGCAGATCAGTATTTCGTCTGCGACCTGCTTAAATGCAAAGGAGCCTGTTGTGTGGAAGGCGACCTAGGTGCTCCCCTGGCTACCGACGAGCTAACTAAACTGGAAGAAGTATACGAACAGGTGAAGCCCTACCTTTCGGCAGATGGCATCAAGGCCGTGGAAGAGCAGGGCTTATACGTGGAAGATTGGGAAGGTGATTATTCGACACCCGTGATCGAAGGCCGTGAATGTGCCTATGCCATTTACGATCAGAAAGGAATCTTGAAATGCGGGATTGAACAGGCCTATCTGGATGGCAAGATTTCTTGGAAGAAACCCCTTTCCTGCCACCTCTACCCCATTCGCGTTACGAAGTACGATCAGTATGATGCGTTGAATTACGACCGCTGGCACATTTGTTCCCCCGCCTGTGAACACGGAGCGGCCCTGAAAGTACCCGTGTACAAATTCCTGAAAGATCCCCTCATTCGGGCCTACGGCGAAGCGTGGTACGAAGAATTATGCCGGGAAATTCAGGACAAACTGGAAGCCAACCAAACCAACTAG
- a CDS encoding O-methyltransferase yields the protein MHFIVPEIEAYAEAHTSPEPSLLKRLNRQTHVKILHPRMLSGHFQGRMLSMISWMIRPRVVLEIGTYTGYSALCFAEGLADDGKVITIDIKAELEPFVREFLNESDYKDQIDYRIGNAREVIPTLDETFDLVFIDADKPSYATYYDLTIDRVRSGGWIIADNVLWSGKVAQAGTKVDKDTQCLLDFNAKVQQDDRVENVLLPIRDGLMVVRKK from the coding sequence ATGCATTTTATAGTTCCAGAAATAGAGGCTTACGCGGAAGCTCACACCAGTCCGGAGCCCTCGTTACTGAAACGGTTGAACCGCCAGACACACGTTAAAATTCTGCATCCCCGGATGCTTTCCGGTCATTTTCAGGGCCGTATGCTTTCCATGATCTCCTGGATGATCCGGCCGCGTGTGGTACTGGAAATTGGAACGTACACCGGCTATTCGGCTTTGTGTTTTGCCGAAGGACTGGCCGATGATGGCAAAGTAATCACTATTGACATCAAGGCTGAGCTAGAGCCCTTCGTTCGGGAATTCCTGAATGAATCGGACTATAAGGATCAGATTGACTACCGGATTGGCAACGCCCGCGAAGTAATTCCTACCCTCGATGAAACGTTTGATCTCGTATTCATTGATGCCGACAAACCCAGCTATGCAACGTATTACGATTTGACCATCGACCGGGTTCGTTCCGGTGGCTGGATCATCGCTGATAATGTACTCTGGAGCGGTAAAGTGGCTCAAGCTGGGACTAAAGTGGACAAAGACACCCAATGCTTGCTAGATTTTAATGCCAAAGTACAGCAAGACGACCGCGTTGAAAACGTTTTATTACCAATTCGGGATGGGTTAATGGTAGTTCGCAAAAAATAA
- a CDS encoding phage integrase SAM-like domain-containing protein: MDNRTLEIGSTGIKILSDHWNGKRVSQADPLAQFKNEKLLMFEMKLTAIFNDFFRLGKPFNVEHVKKTFRNPKRTYTFLEAFSRWHKEEIVENPNLTVSTAETYDKVRKKLIDFLISEKQVDLPLELFDVAMLKKYRRWMERTKKHKPSYIRKHSQVLKAVTKWAPGAGMAEEDLLVGFRVKNEALEDPLHLTPEMLEAVRTFQTDNVALQEVADVFFVYCKTGFHYQDLKDMARLAEFRVHLGIDDQEWITHPRVKTKVKAKLPVFDEVRPIIDKYGGWEKLPIKSNKTMNDWLKVLAAYLKFPEPLASKLSIKIGRKTFTDWALNELGLTKEAVAVMLGRKSTRGLEVYGKPDERRVALELGRLKPKEYKLVK, translated from the coding sequence ATGGATAACCGCACTTTAGAAATTGGCTCGACTGGAATTAAAATCCTTTCCGATCATTGGAATGGAAAACGAGTCAGCCAAGCCGACCCACTAGCCCAATTTAAAAATGAAAAGTTGCTAATGTTCGAAATGAAGCTAACGGCCATTTTCAACGATTTTTTCAGACTCGGTAAACCGTTTAACGTTGAGCACGTCAAGAAGACGTTTCGCAACCCTAAACGCACCTATACATTTTTGGAAGCCTTCAGCCGGTGGCATAAAGAAGAAATAGTAGAAAACCCTAATCTTACCGTATCCACAGCTGAAACGTATGACAAAGTGCGTAAAAAGCTGATTGACTTTCTTATTTCTGAAAAACAAGTAGATCTACCGCTGGAACTGTTCGACGTGGCGATGCTGAAAAAGTACCGGCGTTGGATGGAACGAACAAAAAAACATAAGCCCAGCTACATACGTAAGCATAGCCAGGTACTAAAGGCTGTAACCAAGTGGGCTCCCGGTGCTGGTATGGCTGAAGAAGACTTACTAGTAGGCTTTAGAGTAAAAAACGAAGCCTTAGAAGACCCGCTACACCTTACGCCAGAAATGCTGGAGGCCGTACGAACTTTCCAAACTGATAACGTAGCCCTTCAGGAAGTCGCCGACGTATTTTTCGTATACTGTAAAACCGGCTTTCACTATCAGGATTTAAAAGATATGGCCCGACTTGCCGAGTTTCGGGTTCATCTGGGCATTGACGATCAGGAATGGATTACGCACCCACGTGTAAAAACGAAGGTTAAAGCCAAATTACCTGTTTTTGATGAAGTCCGCCCGATTATAGATAAATACGGCGGCTGGGAGAAATTACCCATAAAGTCAAATAAAACGATGAACGACTGGCTAAAGGTACTGGCGGCTTATTTGAAGTTTCCAGAGCCTCTAGCTTCAAAATTGAGTATAAAAATAGGTCGTAAGACGTTTACGGACTGGGCACTTAATGAACTGGGCTTGACGAAAGAGGCAGTGGCTGTCATGCTAGGACGAAAAAGTACGCGGGGTTTGGAGGTTTACGGCAAGCCCGACGAACGCCGCGTAGCTCTGGAATTAGGTCGTTTGAAGCCGAAAGAGTATAAACTTGTTAAATGA